In Limisalsivibrio acetivorans, one genomic interval encodes:
- a CDS encoding indole-3-glycerol phosphate synthase TrpC gives MLDEILAHKREEIKGMTLIDSKRMKPVIDAVASLRQKPIIAEVKKASPSLGNINIGADPVAQAKLYESCGAGMVSVLTDKKYFSGDMQYLADIAASVEIPVLCKDFILSEVQIENAYRSGADCILLMATVLNRDEIERLAKYARERGLEILFEIHALSEMERLTGVEPALLGVNSRNLKNLEIDLNVGAGVLKALEGNYIKVAESGMKTPVDVAFMKDAGADAFLIGSGLMAAENTEELLGSMLEAACS, from the coding sequence ATGCTTGATGAGATATTGGCCCACAAGCGTGAGGAGATAAAGGGGATGACCCTTATCGACTCGAAACGGATGAAGCCTGTTATAGATGCCGTTGCATCACTCCGGCAGAAGCCCATAATAGCCGAAGTGAAGAAGGCCTCGCCATCTTTGGGTAACATAAATATCGGTGCGGATCCGGTGGCACAGGCAAAGCTTTATGAGTCCTGCGGGGCTGGTATGGTTAGCGTGCTAACGGATAAGAAGTATTTCAGCGGCGACATGCAGTATCTGGCGGACATCGCCGCAAGTGTGGAGATTCCGGTTCTATGCAAGGATTTCATTCTCTCCGAGGTTCAGATAGAGAACGCCTACAGGAGCGGTGCGGACTGTATCCTTCTCATGGCTACGGTTCTGAATAGGGATGAGATTGAGCGTTTGGCGAAATATGCGAGGGAGCGGGGTCTTGAGATACTCTTTGAGATTCATGCACTCTCCGAGATGGAGCGTCTTACAGGTGTTGAGCCGGCACTCCTCGGGGTGAACAGCAGAAACCTTAAAAACCTTGAGATCGATCTCAACGTGGGAGCCGGAGTGTTAAAGGCCCTTGAGGGGAACTACATAAAGGTAGCGGAAAGCGGTATGAAAACCCCTGTGGATGTGGCATTCATGAAGGATGCAGGTGCGGATGCCTTTCTCATCGGCTCCGGTCTGATGGCTGCGGAGAATACCGAGGAGCTCCTAGGCTCCATGCTGGAGGCGGCATGTTCGTAA
- the selB gene encoding selenocysteine-specific translation elongation factor translates to MKRSVVFGTAGHIDHGKSTIVRNLTGKDPDRLREEQERGITVDLGFAGLEHNGMLISFVDVPGHERLVKNMIAGATGIDGALFAVDACEGIKPQTEEHLNIIETLGITHAVVAVTKTDLINESELCSSMENIQLFFGDSLLEDISYVKVQRDLPETYASLLDELAATAQRLPGNRLEGRFMLRVDRAFAVKGFGNVVTGTAVSGVLNRGDELIHYPAGKRVRVKNIQVHDNDSQRAEAHQRVALNVPDASEPSRGDILSDEAELSSEEGFYASLKVFDRLPSPADIKHNRTYPVYIGTEALEGKIIIPGGGRIRSGEELFVFVRLNRRYTPVFAERFLIRGLSPQITIAGGKVLAMGSLIPERKVAGEILELIHNGSFKEALSLISEKRPEGFRLPPPIQLFGDETDISVSGILTYGKLCVSDTLVSGIISSLTDKLRTSSELSESEINDELSILHSSLKKPVKEEFLRKVEADGYVFKNGRLKREKLEPFEEEALRALDIMRSDPLLSNRSLLAERLGTDEKTAEKYLVYLTNRELVIRLADKVYVTAELLNSFVSKGVQEAESKGSIELKDMREHFDLPRKLLVPLMDQLDKTGMFITRDKKRFLK, encoded by the coding sequence ATGAAGAGAAGCGTAGTTTTCGGTACAGCAGGACATATAGACCACGGCAAATCAACAATAGTAAGGAACCTTACCGGCAAGGATCCAGACCGCCTGCGTGAAGAACAGGAGCGGGGGATAACCGTTGATCTCGGCTTTGCGGGGCTCGAGCATAACGGCATGCTTATATCCTTTGTGGATGTTCCCGGGCATGAGAGGCTCGTTAAGAATATGATAGCGGGTGCGACCGGAATCGATGGCGCACTCTTCGCCGTTGACGCATGCGAAGGCATAAAGCCTCAGACAGAAGAACACCTTAATATAATAGAGACCCTCGGTATTACACACGCAGTTGTCGCAGTGACAAAAACCGACCTGATTAACGAAAGCGAGCTCTGCTCCTCCATGGAGAACATTCAGCTTTTCTTTGGTGACAGCCTCCTGGAGGATATAAGTTATGTGAAGGTTCAGAGAGATCTCCCCGAGACCTACGCATCCCTTCTAGATGAACTCGCCGCAACTGCCCAAAGGCTCCCAGGAAACAGGCTGGAGGGCAGGTTCATGCTTAGAGTGGACAGAGCCTTTGCGGTAAAAGGATTCGGAAATGTCGTTACCGGAACGGCCGTCTCGGGGGTTCTGAACAGGGGTGATGAGCTTATTCACTATCCCGCTGGCAAGCGGGTCCGGGTGAAAAATATTCAGGTACATGATAATGACAGCCAAAGGGCCGAGGCACACCAGCGGGTTGCGCTGAATGTTCCCGATGCCAGTGAGCCTTCCAGGGGTGATATCCTCTCGGATGAGGCAGAGCTCTCCAGCGAAGAGGGTTTCTATGCCAGTCTGAAGGTATTCGACCGACTACCCTCACCCGCCGATATCAAGCATAACAGAACGTACCCAGTATATATTGGAACAGAAGCCCTCGAGGGGAAGATAATTATCCCCGGCGGCGGAAGGATACGAAGCGGGGAGGAGCTCTTTGTTTTCGTCCGGCTCAACAGGAGATACACACCAGTTTTTGCAGAACGTTTTCTTATAAGAGGTTTGAGTCCACAGATAACCATAGCGGGGGGAAAGGTTCTCGCCATGGGGAGCCTTATCCCTGAGAGAAAGGTGGCTGGAGAGATCCTCGAGCTCATCCATAATGGTTCATTCAAAGAAGCGCTAAGCCTCATATCGGAAAAGCGTCCCGAAGGTTTCAGGCTGCCTCCGCCCATACAGCTCTTCGGTGACGAAACAGACATCTCCGTTTCCGGCATTCTTACATACGGGAAACTGTGCGTATCAGACACACTGGTATCGGGTATCATAAGCTCGCTAACTGATAAACTGAGAACCTCAAGTGAGCTCAGCGAAAGCGAAATAAATGATGAACTGTCCATACTTCACAGCTCCTTAAAAAAACCCGTTAAGGAGGAGTTCCTCAGAAAGGTGGAGGCTGACGGATACGTCTTCAAAAACGGAAGGCTTAAGCGGGAGAAGCTGGAGCCCTTTGAAGAGGAGGCCCTTAGAGCCCTTGATATAATGAGGAGTGATCCACTCCTCTCAAACAGGTCACTGCTGGCTGAAAGGCTTGGAACCGATGAGAAAACGGCGGAGAAGTACCTTGTTTATCTAACAAACAGGGAGCTGGTTATACGCCTGGCAGACAAGGTGTACGTCACGGCCGAACTACTTAACTCCTTCGTATCAAAGGGGGTGCAGGAGGCCGAATCTAAGGGATCCATCGAGCTTAAGGATATGCGGGAGCACTTCGATCTCCCCCGCAAGCTCCTCGTTCCACTCATGGATCAGCTTGATAAAACCGGGATGTTCATAACACGGGATAAAAAACGCTTTCTTAAATAG
- the trpA gene encoding tryptophan synthase subunit alpha, whose translation MRGIYIVGNYPDKETFIKCFNAVRDAGFDFVEIGVPFSEPVADGPVIAGAIQKALDSGITANDVLKTIADLEPGNMKVYVMTYSNIIYGYGAKAFSDDYKGLVSGLIIPDLPNRLHSWAKGQGLEIPVIPFVTPESRDEDLEHIKETDADFIYMIGIRGITGQGGGGDISGMVSDLRRFTDKPVVLGFGIKTPEDAKKAYKAAGGFVVGTAAVEKQEDPHGYAEYVKSLI comes from the coding sequence ATGAGAGGGATATATATAGTCGGAAACTACCCCGACAAGGAAACTTTTATCAAGTGTTTCAATGCGGTTCGTGATGCGGGTTTTGACTTCGTTGAGATAGGCGTCCCCTTCAGCGAACCCGTGGCGGACGGGCCTGTTATTGCTGGAGCTATTCAGAAAGCACTCGATTCCGGCATTACTGCAAATGATGTGTTGAAAACCATCGCTGATCTTGAGCCGGGTAATATGAAGGTATACGTTATGACCTATTCGAACATAATATACGGCTACGGAGCAAAGGCCTTTAGTGATGATTACAAAGGGCTTGTTAGCGGGCTTATTATTCCTGACCTCCCCAACCGTCTCCACAGCTGGGCGAAGGGGCAGGGTCTTGAGATACCTGTGATACCATTCGTTACTCCCGAATCAAGGGATGAGGATCTTGAGCACATAAAGGAGACCGATGCGGACTTCATCTACATGATCGGCATTCGCGGCATTACCGGACAGGGTGGCGGTGGCGATATATCGGGCATGGTTAGCGACCTGAGAAGATTCACCGATAAACCCGTTGTCCTCGGTTTCGGAATCAAAACGCCTGAGGATGCGAAGAAGGCGTATAAGGCGGCAGGGGGATTTGTTGTAGGTACTGCGGCTGTAGAGAAGCAGGAAGATCCGCACGGATATGCTGAGTATGTAAAGTCACTTATATAG
- the uvrC gene encoding excinuclease ABC subunit UvrC produces MEKYPLHEIPENPGVYLFIGKKEEILYVGKAKSLRSRVSSYFVDTDKPVKIRNMVAAAENLRFVVTSNEAEALLLEANLIKTEKPKYNVRLKDSKSYPYIRITNEDYPRMHITRDTKAEKHTYFGPFVNVNDLRSVVNEILRVFPLRSCTERKFKEGKLCLKYQIGKCLGPCEGLISYEDYAALVEQIKNFFKGEMDEVKERLQEDMQRYSEEMAFEKAAVLRDRLRSMDRLFYRQSVVLDEERRSLDVFVPHTFQNLPGITKMFVRNGRLIGSETLFFEGEDTGNIIETYIMQFYTTTRQFPQLVAVFGTEDTEKLAEALTKMAGKKVTVRTRGYGKLKKMALENAEIQTDMYIRQLVRRKDVGERLRRMIKTERDIKRIECIDISHISGNFTVGVSVAAEDGSFDKSTYRKYRIKSVENDDFSSIYELFTRKLENVAEGEEPAADLYIIDGGIGQLNAATRAADEYGSDALFISISKGRSIKFMKNQGEESIESIHLPGRKNPVILIKNDPLLIFVQKMRDEAHRFAISFSRKLALKNFTKSPLLEVEGLGEKRCKKLLETFPDIYYRKDLTAEGIAEATGIPVKTCENVLSFLARK; encoded by the coding sequence ATGGAAAAGTACCCTCTGCACGAAATCCCCGAGAATCCGGGTGTTTATCTCTTTATCGGAAAGAAGGAGGAGATCCTTTATGTGGGCAAGGCGAAGAGCCTGCGATCGAGGGTGTCATCCTATTTTGTCGACACGGACAAGCCGGTAAAGATACGCAATATGGTTGCGGCGGCGGAGAATCTGCGCTTTGTGGTCACATCTAATGAAGCGGAGGCGCTTCTCCTTGAGGCAAACCTTATAAAGACCGAAAAGCCCAAGTATAACGTCCGGCTTAAGGATTCCAAAAGCTACCCCTACATCCGCATAACGAACGAGGATTACCCCCGCATGCACATTACGAGGGATACCAAGGCGGAGAAACACACCTACTTCGGCCCCTTCGTTAACGTTAATGATCTCAGGAGCGTGGTTAATGAAATACTGCGTGTATTCCCGCTGAGGTCATGCACAGAAAGGAAGTTCAAGGAGGGCAAGCTCTGCCTTAAGTATCAGATAGGCAAGTGCCTTGGGCCTTGCGAGGGGTTGATAAGCTATGAGGATTACGCTGCCCTCGTGGAGCAGATCAAGAACTTCTTTAAGGGCGAGATGGACGAGGTGAAGGAGCGTCTGCAGGAGGATATGCAGAGGTATTCCGAGGAGATGGCCTTTGAGAAGGCGGCGGTTCTACGTGACCGTCTGCGCTCTATGGACAGGCTTTTCTACCGTCAGTCCGTTGTGCTCGATGAGGAGCGGCGATCTCTGGATGTCTTTGTTCCGCACACCTTCCAGAACCTCCCCGGCATAACCAAGATGTTCGTCCGCAACGGAAGGCTTATCGGGAGCGAGACCCTTTTCTTTGAGGGTGAGGACACCGGGAATATCATCGAAACCTACATCATGCAGTTCTACACCACTACCCGTCAGTTCCCCCAGCTTGTGGCTGTTTTCGGAACGGAGGATACTGAGAAGCTCGCCGAGGCGCTTACGAAGATGGCGGGTAAAAAGGTTACCGTGCGAACGAGGGGCTACGGAAAGCTGAAGAAGATGGCGCTAGAGAATGCGGAGATACAAACGGATATGTATATCCGCCAGCTCGTGCGGCGGAAGGATGTTGGTGAACGTCTTAGGCGCATGATCAAGACGGAAAGGGATATCAAACGCATAGAGTGCATAGATATCTCCCACATATCGGGTAATTTCACTGTGGGGGTTTCCGTTGCGGCTGAGGATGGAAGCTTTGACAAATCCACCTACCGTAAATACAGGATTAAATCCGTTGAAAATGACGACTTCTCATCGATATACGAACTTTTCACCCGGAAGCTGGAGAATGTGGCGGAGGGGGAGGAGCCTGCGGCGGATCTTTATATAATAGATGGGGGTATAGGACAGCTGAATGCCGCCACCAGAGCGGCTGATGAATATGGCTCCGATGCGCTTTTTATATCCATATCCAAAGGGCGGAGTATCAAGTTTATGAAGAACCAGGGTGAGGAATCCATCGAATCGATACACCTTCCGGGGCGAAAGAACCCTGTAATTTTGATTAAGAATGATCCTCTGCTTATCTTTGTGCAGAAGATGCGGGATGAGGCGCACCGCTTTGCCATTAGCTTCTCCAGAAAGCTCGCCCTGAAGAACTTCACCAAGTCCCCCCTGCTTGAGGTTGAGGGGCTGGGTGAGAAACGCTGCAAGAAGCTTTTGGAGACGTTTCCGGATATCTATTACAGGAAGGATCTCACGGCGGAGGGTATTGCGGAGGCAACTGGGATACCCGTTAAAACCTGTGAAAACGTTCTCTCATTCCTCGCCAGAAAATGA
- a CDS encoding LolA family protein: MKRFLILIMLIVPAFTVYGATIDEVLTSFKSLETYSADFTQTTEIEGFGSDEYSGSFFIRNGEKALWDYDYPYKQFYLFTKDGVDYYDGDLKQLVRQRSMEGNQNAITMLMIDIGNIRKSFDVEMTGEKSMRLNPKQDIGVKYIDVLFEGNEVLGIVSEDNAGNKTSVSFKNIKTNKPLPEGVFTPEIPEGTEIFEY, translated from the coding sequence ATGAAACGCTTTCTGATTCTAATAATGCTTATTGTTCCGGCATTTACTGTCTACGGAGCAACAATCGATGAGGTTTTGACATCCTTTAAAAGCCTTGAAACATACAGCGCAGATTTCACACAGACCACCGAAATAGAGGGCTTCGGGAGTGATGAATACTCCGGCAGCTTTTTTATAAGAAACGGTGAGAAGGCGCTCTGGGATTACGATTACCCCTACAAGCAGTTCTATCTATTCACTAAAGATGGTGTCGACTACTACGACGGCGACCTTAAACAGCTCGTACGCCAACGCTCCATGGAAGGTAACCAGAACGCCATAACCATGCTTATGATAGATATCGGCAACATCAGGAAAAGCTTCGATGTTGAGATGACCGGAGAGAAGAGCATGCGCCTTAACCCGAAGCAGGATATCGGCGTTAAGTATATCGATGTTCTTTTCGAGGGGAACGAGGTTCTCGGTATAGTCAGCGAAGACAATGCAGGGAACAAGACCAGCGTAAGCTTTAAGAACATCAAGACAAACAAGCCCCTCCCCGAAGGCGTATTCACCCCTGAGATACCCGAAGGTACTGAGATATTTGAGTATTGA
- the trpB gene encoding tryptophan synthase subunit beta produces the protein MNFKGFFGKYGGQFVPETLIPALDELERCFFTAKEEKLFQDEFADYLRRYVGRPSPLYHAKNMSKELGLELYLKREDLNHTGSHKINNTIGQSLLAVRMGKKRIVAETGAGQHGVATATAAALLGLECTVYMGAVDAERQRPNVDRMKLLGAELSVVDEGTRTLKDATNAALRDWVRTVEDTHYIIGSVIGPYPFPEMVGYFQSVIGEEASEQCEELGFAPDCVVACVGGGSNALGIFKGFLDSGIPLIGVEAGGLSDETGENAMAIGAGRDGILHGCLTMLMQDDGNQVAPVHSIAAGLDYPGIGPEHAYLAEESRATYSFVRDDEAVAAYTMLARKEGIVPALESSHALAYVIKNRDELKGKKVLVNLSGRGDKDSEREI, from the coding sequence ATGAATTTTAAAGGATTCTTCGGAAAATACGGAGGACAGTTCGTGCCGGAAACACTTATCCCGGCGCTTGATGAGCTGGAGAGGTGTTTTTTTACAGCCAAAGAGGAAAAGCTATTTCAAGATGAGTTTGCAGACTATCTCAGAAGATATGTAGGCAGGCCTTCACCTCTTTACCATGCGAAAAACATGAGCAAGGAGCTTGGGCTTGAGCTTTATCTTAAGCGTGAGGACCTTAACCATACCGGTTCCCACAAGATAAACAACACCATCGGGCAGTCTCTGCTTGCTGTCCGGATGGGCAAAAAGCGCATTGTGGCAGAGACTGGGGCTGGACAGCACGGTGTCGCCACTGCCACAGCTGCCGCACTTCTTGGACTTGAGTGTACCGTTTATATGGGAGCTGTGGATGCCGAGAGGCAGAGGCCGAACGTTGACAGGATGAAGCTTCTCGGTGCGGAGCTTTCTGTTGTGGATGAGGGAACCAGAACCCTGAAGGATGCCACGAACGCCGCCCTGCGTGACTGGGTGCGCACAGTGGAGGACACACATTATATCATTGGTTCCGTTATAGGGCCTTACCCCTTCCCGGAGATGGTGGGCTACTTCCAGAGTGTGATAGGCGAGGAGGCGAGCGAGCAGTGTGAGGAGCTCGGTTTTGCGCCGGACTGTGTTGTCGCATGTGTCGGCGGGGGGAGCAACGCCCTCGGGATATTCAAAGGATTCCTGGATTCAGGGATACCCCTCATCGGTGTGGAAGCTGGGGGATTGTCCGATGAAACGGGAGAGAACGCCATGGCCATAGGTGCAGGCAGGGATGGAATACTCCACGGATGCCTCACAATGCTTATGCAGGATGACGGCAATCAGGTTGCGCCGGTGCACTCCATAGCCGCAGGGCTGGATTATCCCGGAATTGGGCCTGAACATGCATATCTTGCGGAAGAGAGCAGGGCTACCTATTCCTTTGTCAGGGATGATGAGGCTGTTGCGGCCTACACGATGCTTGCGAGGAAGGAAGGTATCGTACCCGCCCTTGAATCAAGCCATGCGCTCGCCTACGTTATAAAGAACAGGGATGAGCTCAAGGGGAAAAAGGTGCTTGTAAATCTCTCCGGCAGGGGTGACAAGGATTCAGAGAGGGAGATATGA
- a CDS encoding phosphoribosylanthranilate isomerase: MFVKVCGVSDKETIDKAIELGYDAVGVVLYPPSKRYVPDAEAVKLAEHAKGRVSTFVVSVLYTEVMKVAGYFDYVQVFENAPVPNLVYATAEKPEGSKFQYLLYDASRGSGKFGEFPAWLTEYRERLIVAGGLNSVNVAKVINDLRPFGVDVSSGVEKGGKKDYDMMKDFIESVRDNDEF; the protein is encoded by the coding sequence ATGTTCGTAAAGGTTTGCGGAGTAAGTGACAAAGAAACCATAGACAAAGCTATTGAGCTGGGTTATGACGCCGTTGGCGTTGTCCTTTACCCGCCAAGCAAAAGGTACGTCCCCGATGCAGAGGCTGTGAAATTAGCTGAACATGCGAAGGGGAGGGTATCTACCTTTGTTGTTAGTGTCTTATACACAGAGGTTATGAAGGTTGCCGGGTATTTCGATTATGTTCAGGTCTTTGAGAATGCTCCGGTGCCGAACCTTGTGTACGCAACGGCTGAAAAACCTGAAGGGAGCAAATTTCAGTATCTCCTTTACGATGCTAGCAGGGGGAGCGGAAAGTTCGGCGAGTTTCCCGCATGGCTTACTGAATACAGGGAGAGGCTTATAGTTGCAGGAGGGCTTAACAGCGTTAATGTTGCCAAGGTTATCAATGATTTAAGACCTTTCGGCGTTGATGTGTCCAGCGGAGTTGAGAAGGGTGGCAAGAAGGATTATGACATGATGAAAGATTTTATAGAATCAGTGAGGGATAATGATGAATTTTAA
- a CDS encoding pyruvate carboxylase, with translation MRIKKLMSVNRGEIAIRTFRACTELGIRTVAVYSTEDQYSLHRYKADEAYHIGAGLDPVAAYLNIEEIIDLALNKNIDAIHPGYGFLAENSKFAKACEEAGIIFIGPSADTIEIFGDKKHSKELAESCGVPIIRGSEGVVNDVETALKTAEEIGYPVLLKAVAGGGGRGIRVSRSDKDLKDDFDSARSEALKAFGNGDVIIEKYIEKPKHVEVQLLADKYGNIVHMFERDCSVQRRHQKLIEIAPSLNIPEDTLQAMYDSSIAIGKASKLRNAATVEFLVDKNNDYYFLEVNPRIQVEHTVTELLTGIDIVQSQIFIASGEELAGEHIRIGSQEEVQKSGYAIQCRVTTEDPESNFMPDTGEIEAYRIAAGFGVRLDAGNGFVNAKISPHYDSLLVKVSTHALSFDQAARKMHRALSEFRIRGVKTNIPFLEKVITHKQFLDGEICTEFVDTTPELFDFKHRRDRATKAMMFLANNIVNNPSGVKLTDDIILPTIEAPESPFGEKIPTGTKDILMRNGVQGVMDHLRNSKEVLFTDTTFRDAHQSLLATRVRTIDMLNISDAYAKHLSQLFSLEMWGGATFDVAYRFLKESPWDRLRLLREKVPNILFQMLLRASNAVGYTNYPDNVVRKFIQHASESGMDVFRIFDCFNWTDQMIPAIEEVKKNDKIAEAAICYTGDIEDIRRTKYSLKYYTGLAKELAEAGTDIIGIKDMAGLLKPYAAKILVKAIKEETGLPVHFHTHDTSGNGEASVLMAVEGGADIVDSAIASMSGLTSQPNLNSIMAALRFTPKASSLDKDWAQKVSDYFERVRRYYFPFESGLKSATAEVYDHEIPGGQYSNLIVQVEAMGLIDRWEEVRHMYAKVNDELGDIIKVTPSSKVVGDLALFLVRNNLTIDDLYEKSETLSFPDSVVSFFKGMLGQPYGGFPAQLQRAVLKDDKPITERPGESLPPYDFEGAKVELKKQFGMDFEDEHAISYALYPQVFTDYIKFTADYGDPSVFDTRSFFYPMNKEEEIQVDIEEGKTLIIRYLSESKPDEKGYRKIYFELNGQPRTVRIKDETLSSIIKSNEKGDIGNPEHICATMPGTILKVNTKKDEKVKKGDILVVTEAMKIETKIAASIDGVVKEMLLHEGDKIESGDLIMRLEQES, from the coding sequence ATGAGAATTAAAAAACTGATGTCTGTCAACAGAGGTGAAATTGCGATCCGCACCTTCCGTGCCTGTACTGAGCTCGGCATACGAACAGTTGCCGTTTATTCCACCGAAGACCAGTACTCCCTCCACAGGTACAAGGCGGATGAGGCTTACCATATAGGCGCAGGGCTTGACCCCGTTGCGGCATACCTGAATATTGAAGAAATAATCGACCTCGCACTCAATAAGAATATAGACGCAATCCACCCCGGATACGGCTTTCTTGCAGAGAACAGCAAGTTTGCAAAGGCATGTGAAGAGGCTGGCATCATATTCATCGGCCCCTCCGCCGATACCATAGAGATTTTCGGGGACAAGAAACACTCAAAGGAACTCGCCGAATCATGCGGTGTTCCGATCATCAGAGGTTCCGAAGGTGTTGTGAACGATGTGGAAACGGCTCTTAAAACCGCAGAGGAGATAGGCTACCCAGTCCTGCTTAAGGCAGTGGCCGGCGGCGGGGGAAGAGGCATACGTGTTTCCAGAAGCGACAAGGACCTAAAGGACGATTTCGATTCAGCCCGCAGTGAGGCGCTCAAAGCCTTCGGCAACGGCGATGTCATAATCGAAAAATATATCGAAAAGCCCAAGCATGTGGAAGTTCAGCTCCTTGCAGACAAGTACGGCAATATCGTCCACATGTTCGAGCGGGACTGTTCCGTCCAGAGACGCCACCAGAAGCTCATCGAGATCGCACCCTCGCTGAACATCCCGGAGGATACCCTGCAGGCGATGTACGACTCCTCCATAGCCATCGGCAAGGCAAGCAAACTCCGCAACGCCGCCACTGTGGAATTCCTCGTTGATAAAAACAACGATTACTACTTCCTAGAGGTTAATCCGAGGATACAGGTTGAGCACACCGTAACAGAACTGCTCACAGGTATAGATATTGTACAGAGCCAGATATTTATAGCCTCCGGCGAAGAACTCGCCGGCGAACATATACGTATAGGCTCCCAGGAAGAGGTTCAAAAAAGCGGCTATGCCATCCAGTGCAGGGTGACAACTGAAGACCCGGAAAGCAACTTCATGCCCGACACCGGAGAGATTGAGGCATACCGTATAGCTGCCGGATTCGGCGTCCGTCTGGACGCCGGAAACGGCTTTGTAAATGCGAAGATATCACCACATTACGACTCCCTTCTCGTGAAGGTTTCAACCCATGCCCTGAGCTTTGATCAGGCGGCAAGGAAGATGCACAGGGCACTCAGCGAGTTCAGGATCCGTGGGGTAAAAACAAATATCCCCTTCCTTGAGAAGGTTATAACCCATAAGCAATTTCTTGATGGCGAGATATGCACCGAGTTTGTGGATACCACTCCCGAACTCTTCGATTTTAAGCATAGACGTGACAGAGCCACAAAAGCGATGATGTTTCTGGCAAACAACATCGTCAACAACCCCTCGGGGGTTAAGCTCACCGATGACATTATACTCCCCACGATCGAGGCCCCCGAAAGCCCCTTCGGCGAAAAGATACCCACCGGCACAAAGGATATCCTCATGCGCAACGGGGTGCAGGGTGTAATGGATCATCTGCGCAACTCAAAGGAGGTGCTCTTCACCGACACCACCTTCAGGGATGCCCACCAGTCTCTCCTCGCCACACGGGTTCGGACTATAGATATGCTCAACATATCCGATGCCTATGCAAAGCACCTCAGCCAGCTGTTCTCCCTCGAGATGTGGGGTGGAGCGACCTTCGATGTTGCCTACCGCTTCCTCAAGGAATCGCCATGGGACAGGCTCAGGCTTCTGCGTGAGAAAGTTCCCAACATCCTTTTCCAGATGCTCCTCAGAGCCTCCAATGCCGTAGGTTACACCAACTACCCCGATAACGTTGTGCGCAAATTCATCCAGCACGCATCTGAAAGTGGAATGGATGTTTTCCGGATCTTCGACTGCTTCAACTGGACGGATCAGATGATTCCCGCCATTGAAGAGGTCAAAAAGAACGATAAAATCGCCGAGGCGGCAATCTGCTACACCGGCGATATCGAAGATATTAGACGAACAAAATACTCACTCAAGTATTACACAGGTCTCGCCAAAGAGCTCGCCGAGGCGGGTACGGACATCATCGGCATCAAGGATATGGCAGGCCTGCTGAAACCCTATGCGGCAAAGATCCTCGTCAAAGCTATCAAGGAGGAAACAGGACTCCCCGTACATTTCCACACCCACGACACCAGCGGAAACGGTGAGGCAAGCGTACTTATGGCCGTGGAGGGGGGTGCGGATATCGTGGATTCCGCCATTGCTTCCATGAGCGGTCTCACAAGCCAGCCGAACCTGAACTCCATTATGGCGGCACTCCGCTTCACTCCCAAGGCCTCAAGCCTCGACAAGGACTGGGCACAGAAGGTTTCCGACTACTTCGAGCGTGTACGCAGATACTACTTCCCCTTCGAGAGCGGCCTGAAATCCGCCACAGCTGAGGTTTATGACCATGAGATCCCCGGCGGGCAGTACTCCAACCTTATCGTACAGGTGGAGGCTATGGGCCTCATAGACCGCTGGGAAGAGGTTCGTCACATGTACGCCAAGGTAAACGACGAACTCGGCGATATCATCAAGGTTACGCCTTCCTCCAAGGTCGTTGGTGATCTTGCGCTTTTCCTTGTCCGCAACAACCTTACCATTGACGACCTCTACGAGAAGAGCGAAACCCTCTCCTTCCCCGATTCGGTGGTATCATTCTTCAAGGGTATGCTCGGCCAGCCCTACGGCGGCTTTCCCGCACAACTCCAACGTGCAGTACTAAAGGATGATAAACCCATAACAGAACGCCCCGGCGAATCCCTCCCGCCCTACGATTTCGAAGGTGCCAAGGTGGAGCTGAAAAAGCAGTTCGGTATGGATTTCGAAGATGAGCATGCAATCAGCTATGCCCTTTACCCGCAGGTGTTTACAGACTATATCAAGTTCACTGCAGACTACGGCGACCCCTCCGTTTTCGACACACGCTCCTTCTTCTACCCCATGAACAAGGAGGAGGAGATACAGGTGGACATCGAAGAGGGTAAAACACTCATCATACGCTACCTGAGCGAAAGCAAGCCCGATGAAAAAGGCTACCGCAAGATATACTTCGAGCTTAACGGACAACCGAGAACAGTCCGCATAAAGGATGAGACGCTCTCATCCATTATCAAATCCAACGAGAAAGGGGACATCGGCAATCCGGAACATATCTGCGCAACAATGCCCGGAACGATCCTCAAGGTGAATACCAAGAAAGACGAGAAGGTTAAAAAGGGTGACATCCTCGTAGTCACCGAAGCTATGAAGATAGAGACTAAGATCGCAGCAAGCATCGACGGTGTCGTCAAAGAGATGCTCCTCCACGAGGGGGACAAGATAGAATCCGGCGATCTTATCATGAGATTGGAGCAGGAGAGCTAG